A window of Campylobacter lari subsp. lari contains these coding sequences:
- the sstT gene encoding serine/threonine transporter SstT: protein MSLFSCAIKHYKEGNLILQICIGIVLGILIGVFSKDLAIFANIFGALFTGALKAIAPILVFILILTTICTKEFNHGSEKIKHIVFLYIFGTFLASLSAVSISFIFPVELVLTDIEKASTTSPAHIGEVFKTLLFQIVDNPIHALSSGNYLSILAWAIGGGFALRHCSNDAKQLFTDINEGVLKIVKFIVKLAPFGIFGLVANSVAQTGAAGLLSYIKLLIILVLTMFFVAFVINALIVFAYTKKNPYPLIFICLKHSAVFAFFTRSSAANIPVNMALCSKLNINNNLYSISIPLGATINMAGAAVTIAILSLAAAHTVGIEINFLQAMLLSVLAAFAACGASGVAGGSLLLIPLACSLFDIDYDIAMQVVAVGFIIGVIQDSVETALNSSTDVLFSAICSDNELNLKI, encoded by the coding sequence ATGAGTTTATTTTCTTGTGCAATCAAACACTATAAAGAAGGAAATCTTATTTTGCAAATTTGCATAGGCATTGTTTTAGGAATTTTAATAGGTGTTTTTTCTAAAGATTTAGCTATTTTTGCAAATATTTTTGGTGCTTTATTTACAGGAGCTTTAAAAGCCATAGCGCCAATTTTGGTTTTTATTTTGATCTTAACAACTATTTGCACAAAAGAATTTAACCATGGAAGTGAGAAAATAAAACATATTGTTTTCTTATATATTTTTGGAACTTTTTTAGCTTCTTTAAGCGCAGTTAGTATAAGTTTTATCTTTCCTGTAGAATTAGTATTAACCGATATTGAAAAAGCTTCTACTACAAGCCCTGCACATATAGGCGAAGTATTTAAAACCTTACTTTTTCAAATCGTAGATAATCCTATCCATGCTTTATCTTCAGGAAATTATTTAAGTATATTAGCTTGGGCTATAGGCGGGGGTTTTGCTCTAAGACATTGCTCAAATGACGCAAAGCAACTTTTTACTGATATCAACGAAGGCGTGTTAAAAATCGTTAAATTTATAGTCAAACTTGCTCCTTTTGGGATTTTTGGACTTGTAGCAAATTCAGTTGCTCAAACAGGAGCAGCGGGGCTTTTAAGCTATATTAAATTATTAATCATTTTAGTTTTAACCATGTTTTTTGTAGCCTTTGTGATTAATGCTTTAATTGTTTTTGCTTATACGAAGAAAAATCCGTATCCTTTGATTTTTATTTGCTTAAAACATAGTGCTGTTTTTGCATTTTTTACAAGAAGTTCTGCAGCAAATATCCCTGTAAATATGGCACTTTGCTCTAAATTAAATATCAACAATAACTTATATAGCATTTCTATTCCACTAGGTGCTACGATTAATATGGCAGGAGCAGCTGTAACCATAGCTATACTAAGTCTTGCAGCAGCGCATACTGTGGGAATTGAAATAAATTTTTTACAAGCCATGCTTTTGAGTGTTTTAGCTGCATTTGCAGCTTGTGGAGCTAGTGGGGTTGCTGGAGGCTCACTTTTACTTATACCACTTGCTTGCTCTTTATTTGATATTGATTATGACATAGCCATGCAAGTAGTAGCAGTTGGATTTATCATAGGGGTTATTCAAGATAGCGTTGAAACAGCTTTAAATAGCTCAACAGATGTTTTATTTAGCGCCATTTGTTCAGATAATGAGCTTAATTTAAAAATTTAA
- a CDS encoding aspartate carbamoyltransferase catalytic subunit, producing the protein MRHLITTKDFSNGEILALFKEAKEFLDEKPRTFLEGKSVTTIFFENSTRTQSSFETAARRLGAKVLKLDVSRSSSSKGETLFDTAANLDAMAPSAIVVRHKNSGVPHTLANYIHCPIVNGGDGKHAHPTQALLDLFTIMEHFDYNVKGKKIAIVGDIKNSRVAASNLELLPRFGIDITLVAPPHFMPNYPIKKTNKLKEVIDDVDIIMSLRTQTERHNIPTYASLKDYANDFCISKDSIKDKNLIILHPGPVHRNIDISDDVMADKRCKVLTQVKNGVAIRMAVLKKLILES; encoded by the coding sequence ATGAGACATTTAATTACTACAAAAGATTTTAGCAATGGTGAAATCTTGGCTTTATTTAAAGAAGCAAAAGAATTTTTAGATGAAAAACCGCGTACATTTTTAGAAGGAAAAAGTGTTACAACAATTTTCTTTGAAAATTCAACACGCACTCAATCAAGCTTTGAAACAGCTGCAAGAAGACTAGGTGCTAAAGTTTTAAAATTAGATGTTTCAAGAAGCAGCTCAAGCAAAGGTGAAACACTTTTTGACACCGCTGCGAATTTAGATGCAATGGCGCCAAGTGCTATTGTAGTTAGACACAAAAACTCAGGTGTGCCTCATACTTTAGCAAATTATATCCATTGTCCTATAGTTAATGGAGGCGATGGTAAACATGCTCATCCCACCCAAGCCTTACTTGATCTTTTTACCATAATGGAACATTTTGATTATAATGTTAAAGGTAAAAAAATAGCAATAGTAGGAGATATTAAAAACTCACGCGTTGCTGCTTCAAATTTAGAATTATTGCCTCGTTTTGGTATAGACATTACCCTAGTAGCCCCACCTCATTTTATGCCAAATTATCCTATTAAAAAAACAAATAAGCTAAAAGAAGTCATTGATGATGTTGATATTATCATGAGTCTTAGAACACAAACTGAAAGACACAATATTCCAACCTATGCATCGCTTAAAGATTATGCAAATGATTTTTGTATTAGTAAAGATTCAATAAAAGATAAAAATCTCATTATCTTGCACCCAGGCCCTGTACATAGAAATATCGATATTAGCGATGATGTAATGGCTGATAAAAGATGTAAGGTTTTAACTCAGGTTAAAAATGGTGTTGCCATTAGAATGGCTGTCTTAAAAAAACTCATTTTAGAAAGCTAA
- a CDS encoding M3 family oligoendopeptidase gives MRNWNLSTLFKNEQELNLFLQKTQDEACEFKKQYENNLHSLDNEQFLQALKNYEELILKLSHILTYVYLNFAQDTTKGAFYAKYENLSKKIEENLLFFELEFCELEEEKSKPFITFCKDYEFYLNNLIKHKKHNLSKKEERVILALSSTGSNAFARLFDETFSALKFNFEGQKLSEEEILSKLYDKDRSIRKKASKCFSKTLKKQNKLLVYIFNMIKSELTSICELRSYENPETPRHIRNQISKKSVDALIGASENSFDIVSKFYNAKKKILGYKKLKDYDRYAPIGKEMQVDFDQGKDIVLKAFEKFSKDFYKIAKEAFENNWIDVYPKEFKQSGAFSHSSTPLSHPFILLNYTNQRRDLFTLAHELGHTIHQKLSYKVSFLNQDTPLTTAETASVFAEMLIFDYIKENLDKEELLSLYAAKIEDIFATLYRQINFTTFERRFHAKKEELSAQELSEIWLEESRKMFQDSVVLTKNYALWYSYIPHFIHSPFYCYAYAYAQLLVLALYGLYKSGKCPDFTSIYIEFLSSGGSKSPKELVAMFGFDIESDEFWNIGLEQVRILVDEFLRLSND, from the coding sequence ATGCGAAATTGGAACTTAAGTACATTATTTAAAAATGAGCAAGAATTAAATCTTTTTTTACAAAAAACCCAAGATGAAGCTTGTGAATTTAAAAAACAATATGAAAATAATCTTCATAGTTTAGACAATGAGCAATTTTTACAGGCTTTAAAAAACTATGAAGAATTAATCTTAAAACTTTCTCACATACTAACCTATGTGTATTTAAATTTTGCTCAAGATACTACCAAAGGTGCTTTTTATGCAAAATATGAAAATTTAAGCAAAAAAATAGAAGAAAATCTTTTATTTTTTGAGCTTGAATTTTGTGAGCTTGAAGAAGAAAAAAGCAAACCTTTCATCACATTTTGCAAAGATTATGAGTTTTATTTAAATAATCTTATCAAACACAAAAAACACAATCTTTCTAAAAAAGAAGAAAGAGTTATCCTAGCCCTATCAAGTACAGGTTCAAATGCATTTGCAAGATTATTTGATGAAACCTTTAGTGCTTTAAAATTTAATTTTGAAGGACAAAAATTAAGCGAAGAAGAAATTCTAAGTAAGCTTTATGATAAAGATAGAAGTATTAGAAAAAAAGCTTCAAAATGCTTTAGTAAAACTTTAAAAAAACAAAACAAACTTTTAGTATATATTTTTAATATGATTAAAAGTGAACTTACTAGTATTTGTGAGTTAAGATCTTATGAAAATCCAGAAACTCCAAGACATATAAGAAATCAAATTTCTAAAAAAAGTGTTGATGCGCTTATTGGCGCTAGCGAAAATAGCTTTGATATTGTTTCTAAATTTTATAATGCAAAGAAAAAAATTCTAGGATATAAAAAATTAAAAGATTATGATCGCTATGCGCCTATTGGTAAAGAAATGCAAGTTGATTTTGATCAAGGAAAGGATATAGTTTTAAAAGCCTTTGAAAAATTTTCCAAAGATTTTTATAAGATAGCAAAAGAAGCCTTTGAGAATAATTGGATCGATGTTTACCCTAAAGAATTTAAACAAAGTGGTGCTTTTTCTCACTCAAGTACACCACTAAGTCATCCTTTCATACTTTTAAACTATACCAATCAAAGACGCGATCTTTTTACTCTAGCACATGAGCTAGGCCACACTATACATCAAAAACTTTCTTATAAAGTAAGTTTTTTAAATCAAGATACACCACTAACTACAGCAGAAACTGCTTCAGTGTTTGCTGAAATGCTAATTTTTGATTATATAAAAGAAAATTTAGACAAAGAAGAACTTTTATCTTTGTATGCAGCAAAGATCGAAGATATTTTTGCTACTCTTTATAGACAAATTAATTTTACAACTTTTGAACGCAGATTTCATGCTAAAAAAGAAGAACTAAGTGCTCAAGAACTAAGTGAAATTTGGCTTGAAGAATCAAGAAAAATGTTTCAAGATAGCGTAGTTTTAACCAAAAACTATGCTCTTTGGTATTCTTATATACCACATTTTATACACTCTCCATTTTACTGCTATGCTTATGCTTATGCACAACTTTTAGTTTTAGCACTTTATGGTCTATACAAAAGTGGTAAATGTCCTGATTTTACCTCAATTTATATTGAGTTTTTAAGTAGCGGTGGAAGTAAAAGCCCAAAAGAACTTGTAGCTATGTTTGGCTTTGATATAGAAAGTGATGAGTTTTGGAATATAGGCCTAGAGCAAGTTAGAATACTAGTAGATGAATTTTTAAGGCTAAGTAATGATTGA
- a CDS encoding ATP-dependent helicase codes for MSFFEGLNDSQKEAIMHIDGAMLILAGAGSGKTKTITTRLAYLIDHVGIPAQNTLTLTFTNKAANVMKTRALALLQDQNLHNPLLCTFHKFGLLFLRLYSERINRANNFVIIDTDDKKKILKDLASENLQSSLASIGAYISNFKNQSKSAQEIRKELEFLKDEKNKNYEEIIHLYEQYEHFLIQNNFMDFDDLLMLTNKILEDEAFAKEQSQKYTYITVDEYQDTNALQYQILKKLCASHENICVVGDDDQSIYGWRGAKIENILNFKEQFNNVKLVKLEQNYRSTSAILQAANELIEHNRKRLGKTLICTKDEGEEITILQNDDEKIESFKVAREVSKLLNSGINPSEIAILYRVNALSRALEEAFSKEKIPFKLLSGIRFYERAEIKDIISYLRLLSNLNDDYSFKRIINRPKRNFGNASLEKLENYAKENHLSLFESLCALQGSGFFSKKTDKELEKFILSMHKIKEKDDLLAMILALEEEFKIKEFYKDNPEGEDKLLNIDELYANLKDKISHGNYNGLDDILNEISLLNEQDGLDKESICIMSIHASKGLEFDYVFIIGLEEGFFPLTSESSNIEEERRLAYVAITRAKKKLYLSYANSRFYKGSRTRLEKSRFFGESNVIKKELTLDHQKNCYKKGDLIKHKIFGIGRVTGVSKIGAEEKLTINFGGIERMIMSSFVEKVI; via the coding sequence ATGAGTTTTTTTGAAGGTTTAAATGATAGCCAAAAAGAAGCTATCATGCATATTGATGGAGCTATGCTGATACTGGCAGGTGCAGGTAGTGGAAAGACTAAAACCATTACCACTAGACTTGCCTATTTAATCGATCATGTAGGTATTCCTGCGCAAAATACCCTCACGCTAACCTTTACAAATAAAGCTGCTAATGTAATGAAAACAAGAGCCTTAGCGCTTTTGCAAGATCAAAATTTACACAATCCCCTTTTATGTACTTTTCATAAATTTGGCTTATTATTTTTAAGACTTTATAGCGAAAGAATTAATAGGGCAAATAATTTTGTCATTATTGATACAGATGATAAAAAGAAAATACTAAAAGATTTAGCTAGCGAAAATTTACAAAGTTCTTTAGCAAGCATAGGTGCTTATATTTCAAATTTTAAAAATCAAAGCAAAAGCGCTCAAGAAATACGCAAAGAATTAGAATTTTTAAAAGATGAAAAAAACAAAAATTACGAAGAAATCATTCATTTGTATGAACAATACGAGCATTTTTTAATCCAAAACAATTTCATGGACTTTGATGATTTGCTCATGCTAACTAATAAAATTTTAGAAGATGAAGCTTTTGCAAAAGAGCAAAGTCAAAAATATACTTATATAACAGTAGATGAGTATCAAGATACCAATGCCTTGCAATATCAAATTCTAAAAAAACTTTGTGCGTCTCATGAAAACATCTGCGTAGTAGGTGATGATGATCAAAGTATTTATGGTTGGCGTGGGGCTAAAATAGAAAATATCTTAAATTTCAAAGAACAATTTAATAATGTAAAATTAGTTAAATTAGAGCAAAACTACCGCTCAACTAGCGCTATTTTACAAGCTGCAAATGAGCTTATAGAGCATAATAGAAAAAGACTAGGAAAAACTTTAATTTGCACCAAAGATGAGGGCGAAGAAATCACAATTTTGCAAAATGATGATGAAAAAATTGAAAGTTTTAAGGTTGCAAGAGAAGTTTCAAAACTTTTAAACTCAGGGATTAATCCCAGTGAAATAGCCATACTTTATAGAGTAAATGCCCTATCTCGCGCTCTTGAAGAAGCTTTTAGTAAAGAAAAAATTCCTTTTAAATTGCTAAGCGGAATTCGTTTTTATGAAAGAGCTGAGATTAAAGATATCATTTCTTATTTAAGATTGCTTTCAAATTTAAATGATGATTATTCTTTTAAACGCATTATTAATCGCCCTAAAAGAAACTTTGGTAATGCAAGTTTAGAAAAGCTAGAAAATTATGCTAAAGAAAATCATTTGTCTTTATTTGAAAGCCTATGTGCTTTACAAGGAAGTGGATTTTTTAGCAAAAAAACAGATAAAGAATTAGAAAAATTCATACTAAGCATGCACAAAATCAAAGAAAAAGATGATTTACTTGCAATGATTTTAGCCTTAGAAGAAGAATTTAAAATCAAAGAATTTTATAAAGATAACCCAGAAGGCGAAGATAAACTTTTAAACATAGATGAACTTTATGCTAACCTAAAAGATAAAATCTCTCATGGAAATTATAATGGCTTAGATGATATTTTAAATGAAATTTCTTTACTCAATGAACAAGATGGACTTGATAAAGAAAGTATTTGCATTATGAGTATTCATGCAAGTAAAGGACTTGAGTTTGATTATGTTTTTATCATAGGCTTAGAAGAAGGATTTTTTCCACTCACTAGCGAGTCAAGCAATATAGAAGAAGAAAGAAGACTTGCCTATGTAGCAATCACTAGAGCCAAGAAAAAACTTTATTTAAGTTATGCTAATTCTAGATTTTATAAAGGAAGTCGCACAAGATTAGAAAAAAGTAGATTTTTTGGCGAGAGCAATGTAATCAAAAAAGAATTAACACTAGATCATCAAAAAAATTGCTACAAAAAAGGCGATTTAATCAAACATAAAATTTTTGGCATAGGCAGAGTCACTGGGGTAAGTAAAATAGGAGCTGAAGAAAAACTCACGATTAATTTTGGAGGCATAGAAAGAATGATAATGTCAAGTTTTGTGGAAAAAGTGATATGA
- the truB gene encoding tRNA pseudouridine(55) synthase TruB (catalyzes isomerization of specific uridines in RNA to pseudouridine; responsible for residues in T loops of many tRNAs): MNKLFVAYKPSGMSSNAFLGKLKKKYKNKKAGFSGTLDPFAKGVLLIAFDQYTKLFRFFDKNPKIYKATLWLGVHSLSLDNQNIKEINLINAFNKQILEQIKNELLGKITYTPPAFCAKKIDGVRSYELAKRGFEVNLKPCVMEIFYTKILHYNHPFLTIEIAVSEGSYIRSYCELFARKLGIKATLSSLERLSEGRFFYENEKELNPLAYLNLRKNTIKYPQKLHNGQKIFLDDLEIQEEGSYILEEKDFFSIISIQDNQVQYYLNKVLKC; encoded by the coding sequence ATGAATAAACTTTTTGTAGCTTACAAACCAAGCGGTATGAGTTCTAATGCTTTTTTAGGTAAACTCAAGAAAAAATATAAAAATAAAAAAGCAGGTTTTTCAGGAACACTTGATCCTTTTGCAAAAGGTGTTTTACTCATAGCCTTTGATCAATACACAAAACTTTTTCGCTTTTTTGATAAAAATCCAAAGATTTATAAAGCAACGCTTTGGCTAGGTGTGCATTCACTAAGCCTTGATAATCAAAACATCAAAGAGATTAATCTTATAAATGCTTTTAATAAGCAAATTTTAGAACAAATTAAAAATGAACTTTTAGGTAAAATCACCTACACCCCACCCGCATTTTGTGCAAAAAAAATAGATGGAGTGCGCTCTTATGAGCTTGCAAAAAGAGGTTTTGAAGTTAATTTAAAGCCCTGTGTTATGGAAATTTTTTATACTAAAATTTTACATTACAATCATCCTTTTTTAACTATAGAAATAGCAGTTAGTGAGGGTTCTTATATACGCTCTTATTGTGAATTATTTGCTAGAAAACTTGGTATTAAAGCCACACTAAGCTCATTAGAGCGTTTAAGCGAGGGAAGGTTTTTTTATGAGAATGAAAAAGAGTTAAATCCTTTAGCTTATTTAAATCTTAGAAAAAATACGATAAAATATCCCCAAAAATTACACAATGGACAAAAAATATTTTTGGACGATTTGGAAATTCAAGAAGAAGGTAGCTATATTTTAGAAGAAAAAGATTTTTTTTCTATCATTTCTATCCAAGATAATCAAGTGCAATATTATTTAAACAAGGTATTAAAATGTTAA
- the csrA gene encoding carbon storage regulator CsrA — MLILSRKENESIKIGDDIEIKVVQTGKGYAKIGIEAPKSLMILRKELIEQVKSENLHAISDETIKLDDLSKKLKK; from the coding sequence ATGTTAATTTTATCAAGAAAAGAAAATGAAAGTATAAAAATCGGAGATGATATAGAAATCAAAGTAGTTCAAACAGGTAAAGGCTATGCTAAAATAGGCATCGAAGCTCCAAAGTCTTTAATGATACTACGCAAAGAGCTTATCGAGCAAGTAAAAAGTGAAAATTTACATGCAATTAGCGATGAAACGATAAAACTTGATGATCTGAGTAAAAAGCTTAAAAAATGA
- a CDS encoding 4-(cytidine 5'-diphospho)-2-C-methyl-D-erythritol kinase encodes MKAYAKANIFLKIIGIDSKSYHLLQSRFVLLKDIFDELSFSDTKTKEGFEITGNFTQDIIIHKAYKELENLGFSNELNEFFKDKSLKLIKNIPIGGGLGGSSTDAVTFLLMVNETLNLKLSQQQLEQICQKLGSDLIFFLSGYNSANVSGCGEIVEYFEDDFSQLDFTFPAIECSSAKVYKAFDERSYDLTANLNLAKTLKTLKTSEILEYKNTDLNDLFAPCVKIYPKMQTFLNEAYFLSGSGSGVFKAKR; translated from the coding sequence ATGAAAGCTTACGCAAAAGCTAATATTTTTTTAAAAATCATAGGAATTGATTCAAAATCATATCATTTATTGCAATCACGCTTTGTTTTGTTAAAAGATATTTTTGATGAGTTAAGCTTTAGTGATACAAAAACCAAAGAAGGGTTTGAAATCACTGGAAATTTTACCCAAGATATCATCATACACAAAGCTTATAAAGAATTAGAAAATTTAGGATTTTCTAATGAATTAAATGAATTTTTTAAAGACAAAAGTTTAAAACTTATCAAAAATATTCCCATAGGTGGAGGTCTTGGCGGAAGCAGTACTGATGCGGTGACATTTTTACTTATGGTTAACGAAACTTTAAATTTAAAACTTAGTCAACAACAACTTGAACAAATCTGCCAAAAACTCGGTTCTGATTTAATCTTTTTTTTAAGTGGCTATAATAGTGCAAATGTTAGCGGTTGTGGTGAGATTGTAGAATATTTTGAAGATGATTTTAGCCAACTTGATTTTACTTTTCCGGCTATTGAGTGTTCAAGTGCCAAAGTATATAAAGCATTTGATGAAAGATCATATGATTTAACAGCGAATTTAAATTTAGCCAAAACACTTAAAACACTCAAAACAAGTGAAATTTTAGAGTATAAAAATACTGATTTAAATGACTTATTTGCTCCTTGTGTAAAAATTTATCCTAAAATGCAAACTTTTCTTAATGAGGCTTATTTTTTAAGTGGAAGTGGAAGTGGAGTTTTTAAGGCTAAACGATGA
- the smpB gene encoding SsrA-binding protein SmpB, protein MKKTIVKNKKAFFDYEILEKFEAGIVLKGSEVVALRASRANLKDSFVRIIKGEIFLLNAHISHLSTTHAFYKHEEKGARKLLMHKKQIDKLFGKISTQGFTIVPLELYFNEKNKAKVLIALAKGKNLHDKRESLKKKQADLEARAAMKNYY, encoded by the coding sequence ATGAAAAAAACTATAGTAAAAAACAAAAAAGCTTTTTTTGATTATGAAATTTTAGAAAAATTTGAAGCAGGCATTGTTTTAAAAGGTTCTGAAGTAGTAGCATTAAGAGCTAGTAGAGCAAATTTAAAAGATTCTTTTGTGCGTATTATTAAAGGCGAAATTTTTTTACTTAATGCTCATATTTCTCACTTAAGCACAACACATGCTTTTTACAAGCACGAAGAAAAAGGTGCGCGAAAACTTTTAATGCATAAAAAGCAAATCGACAAGCTTTTTGGTAAAATTAGCACCCAAGGCTTTACTATAGTGCCATTAGAACTTTATTTTAATGAAAAAAACAAAGCAAAAGTTTTAATAGCCTTAGCTAAAGGAAAAAATTTGCATGATAAAAGAGAAAGCTTAAAGAAAAAACAAGCAGATCTTGAAGCAAGAGCTGCTATGAAAAATTATTATTAA
- a CDS encoding TlpA family protein disulfide reductase: protein MKKFAYLFFTFAFAFLISACSSEEKIENEFAFAEYKLGDEILLKSINGGEKTLVRKENGFVVKGEEDKILMFDFFGTFCTPCQEEAPHLTSLWQKNSNNFIIIGLSHFENVSDEAVKDFAIKYGAYYFLSNSKENDRIVAQALKDINYQNMEQLPFKVVLKNGNYQNLTNFWDKDSKQFVKFYLGKVSTEVMQDDITRILNESKK, encoded by the coding sequence ATGAAAAAATTTGCATATTTATTTTTTACATTTGCTTTTGCATTTTTAATAAGTGCTTGCTCAAGCGAAGAAAAAATCGAAAACGAATTTGCTTTTGCTGAGTATAAATTGGGTGATGAAATTCTTTTAAAAAGTATTAATGGTGGTGAAAAAACTCTAGTTAGAAAGGAAAATGGTTTTGTAGTAAAAGGTGAGGAAGATAAAATTTTAATGTTTGATTTTTTTGGAACTTTTTGCACTCCTTGCCAAGAAGAAGCACCTCATTTAACTAGTTTATGGCAAAAAAATTCAAATAATTTCATCATTATAGGACTTAGTCATTTTGAAAATGTTAGTGATGAGGCTGTGAAAGATTTTGCTATTAAATATGGAGCATATTATTTTTTAAGTAATTCTAAAGAAAATGATAGAATAGTAGCACAAGCTTTAAAAGATATTAACTATCAAAATATGGAGCAACTTCCTTTTAAGGTTGTTTTAAAAAATGGAAATTATCAAAATTTAACTAATTTTTGGGATAAAGATTCAAAACAATTTGTAAAATTTTATCTTGGAAAAGTTTCAACTGAAGTTATGCAAGATGATATTACTAGGATATTAAATGAGTCTAAAAAATGA
- a CDS encoding ATP-dependent Clp protease adaptor ClpS, whose translation MSLKNEILEQQKLAEPKMFKVLLLNDDITTMEFVIEVLMNIFHHDFEKASTIMLEIHNQGSGVCGIYTEEIALSKKQQVDLAAKSNNFPLQTRIEEQ comes from the coding sequence ATGAGTCTAAAAAATGAAATTTTAGAACAACAAAAACTAGCAGAGCCTAAAATGTTTAAGGTTTTACTTTTAAATGATGATATTACAACTATGGAATTTGTAATTGAAGTTTTAATGAATATTTTTCATCATGATTTTGAAAAAGCAAGCACAATCATGCTTGAAATTCACAACCAAGGAAGTGGGGTTTGTGGAATTTACACAGAAGAAATTGCATTGAGTAAAAAACAACAAGTTGATTTAGCAGCCAAAAGCAACAATTTTCCACTCCAAACAAGGATAGAAGAACAATGA